GTATTTAACCtagtttggtcccttaaaaattatattataatttatttttaatacaactgaatttttttttttagtcaagtacttgtgtagtttaattaattgttattacTAGTGTATTATAGTAGGATATTGTACTGTATCCTTAGGCAAGTGTTGTTAAATagtcaatagtttttatttatttttgcaaagaaaaTTTATTAGAGTAGCCATGTCTAGGGAGCGTAgggattcttcttcttcttctacacaGGGAACCCAAGAAGAAATTGTCAGCAGTGGCGAGGAATGGAGAGACCGACCTGAGGAGCGCCAAGAAGAAAGAAGGCGGCAGCAGTTTGTGAGCAGCGTGCAAGCCAGCACAAGCACCCAGCAGCAACATCTTACAGAGAGTGGATCTGATGATGAAGAAGGACCATCTGTAACATGATCCAGGCGCTTCACACTTGAGGAGAATGAAGTCCTTGTTGCTGGGGTACTGCAACATTACGAGACACTGAAGGGTGCCCAATCGCTGAAGGCGTCCTTCAAGCATAAGCAGAAGATTTGGTCCCAGATTGCCTCTGCTGTGTCCGCAGTAGGTGTTCGAGTCCGATCAGTTGCGGTTTGCATGAAACGCTTTCGGGACTGCAAGCGCACCACGAAGGCAAAGATGGCAGCCTTGCCCGTCATTCTAGGGGAACCGGTGGTGGCAAGCCACTGCGCCTAAAATTTAAGCCTTGGGAGAAGAAGATGCGGCAAATTCTCAGTGatgatcttgtggaaggagtggaagggacagtggacacccttGATCCATCCACCTTCCAGCCACGAGGTATGTATAATTGTCTATAAAAGTGAGGATGTCAATTAAATTTGTAtaaatttctaattttttttttacaattttgcagaacaagatgcAGCACAAAGGAGAAGACATGAAAGTGaagcagtaccccggaagagaaaatccaaatcaggaggtaaatggcaaatgtataataaagttgttttttttttgtaattttttttttttacttgccttgCCAAAATCTTATATAAAGATGTACTAATAAatctttctttaatgtattttagatttgggtTATTCTCAAGGACACAAGGGCCAGAGGAGTGTAGAAGGAGAAGGTATGATATAAAGATGTAACATGCATGTATACATGCTCCATAGATTACATACTTTACACTACACATTACACCCATtatagtgctagatttactaagctgcgggttagcAAAAGTgtggctgttgcctatagcaaccaattagattctagctttatatgaaagctagaattagattgattgctataggaaacatccccaatttttctaATCGACAGCTTATTAAATGTAGCCCTTAAACTTTTAACCTTAAAGCAATATTATTCACACATAACAGTTTTTATGGACAATATCacctatgttaaataaaaaaaaaaaatgttccataataaagttgtttattattttattaggttttacatcaaaatttaatcaaacatatttgtgtatgtatgtacatacatcatcatcaccattttttttttttagtgccacagattccacagcactgtatcgagaaatcactcacatcagtccctgcaccattggagcttacagtctaaattcacacacacagacactagggtcaattccaatagcagtcaattaacctacaagtgtgtgtatatatatatatatatatatatatatatatctacatatacacatacatatctacatatacacatacatatttacatgtttataatTTTGTAATAGTAAGATAGAAATGTATATCATTTGTCTAATAATACCAGGGAATTGATGTTATACTTGTTACTATAATTATTGCAtgcaattaatatatatcaaaaaaatattcttccaatgtaaaatgtaagtttttatttttggtgCATCTAATATTTCCATAAAATtgtccaaaaacaaaaatgtaatgttattgcttctatataactaaaaataaattttattttttattataggtgTGACATTGCTTATGCCAAGACAAGTCGCAGTGGAAGTAGCGACAACGGCTTCCAATCAAGGTATATATTGTGATCAAGTAgatagaatatattttaaatatagtacattttgcaaagcttattataattatttgttacaGAAAAAGAAAGCCGTTTAACCAAGTCTACTCATCCTGCCAAAACTGTTGAACCAAATAAAAAAGGtaattatatttgcattgtaaaacaatatgcatatatctccttctctctcttttactataactctctctcTTGTTATATCACTGTCGCTCTTAGGTCTATcaatgtctctctttctctctctttctcgctctttcactatcactctctcttttaactgtcactctccctctttttttctttaatattgctttatctctctctatcttttcCTTTCACTATCACACTCTCTCACTCACTATTCCTCATTGTCACTCTTGATTACTATTTAAATCCTTGTCAACAATTAATAATAGCATCtaatagtattttaaaattaacttacagCTCACAAGAGAAGAAGAGTGACTGAGGTACACGTCTCGGAACCTGTTGCTGATGTACAGCGAGGTAATGTTTACAcagaattaattttttgtttgCTCTCagcaacctttttttttaatgtgtcattttttttttatctatatacctatctatctctctctctctctctctctctctctctctccctctctctctctctctctctctctctctatctatctatctatatatatatatagatatatatgtaataatttattttatctaatttatttttatgtatagaaGGCCGACCCGTTGAAGagatgtgtgaagaagggggaacaTCAATAACCCTTGCTCATAGTCGTGAAGGTATGAAgatgttgaaaattgtgtgtacataactatctagcaatataatcatatttttttttcagatccaTAGGAATATACATATTGTAATTGTACACATGTATCATTTTAGATAATGAAATGTCTCACATATTTTTGGGGTATTTAATAgacaaattttaatttttatttgtttattttatgttttagaatCCATCATCCCAAGGGAACAGGTGGTAACACCAGTATCCACCTTTTATTCTCAAGCTGCCATGGAAGAAATAGCATCTCCTGTCGGCTCAGTAACCGgtgactaatttttttttttacattttttatcagaatacatgcatttctcaaattattttaaacagtgaaatcatataatgtaatatctgaataattgatgtagtatttttttttttgttttacagaggAATTAGAACATGACAGTGAATCACTGACATTTTCGCCAGTTGACAGTTTGGTCCACGAAGATGCTGCAACAAGATTTGAGATGCTACAGCAAGCCTTCCCCAACCTTCAAGTTCCAACCACCGAAGGGgaaggtccatctcaagcaagggtaccttccacaggcaccagtcttccaacaCAACTGGTGCACGGTCTGCCAGAACAAGCCACTCGGTTTCATTCCATCACAGACTTTGCCAGaaagatggaaggaaggcaggaaacATCTCGCCGAAATATGGAAGACAGAGTTCAGAGAATTGGTGACTCAGTAGACCGTTTAacgtctgttgtggaagaggtacgAAGCTCCCGTAATACCACCAATTCGTTACTGGAGCGACTCATCACAGTGCACAGTGAAATGTCAGCATCTATTCAAGTAAATAACAACTTACAAACGCGAATGGCTGCTGCAATGGAGCAGAATACAGCAGTGTATTACCAGATGAATCAATCCATGGCACAGATTCATATGCTACAACAACAacagacaatgcatctgcaaatgCTGTCAATGCATGTAATGAATATCAGTGAAGAGCTGAGACTCCGGCGAGTACAGGGTAATGTTTCAGTCCCATTAGCCGATTGGAACATTTCTGGATTTGTTCCCCCAACACCACAGCAGAGGACGTCATCTGCACTCCACACCCCCGTGGTGGAAGTAAGAAGAGCGGAGTCAGCAAGGAGGAGATTGTTACAGGAACATCCAGAAGAGGAAATCATCAACCCCGTCTCATCTGAGGAAGAAGGGTAAGAAAATGATTAGTTAAAAGAAGCGTATAACTGATAATAGGTTagtgacataaaaacaaaaatatgtcatATGTACAGTAATGTCTACTATAAGTTTCTTATATGAATGTAAATGTATCCTAATTTCTATGTTTTACATTCAATTCTAGGTAACCCAGAAGCATCGTGGATCAAAATGCGTAGGAAGTGAAAGCAAGAGGATAACATCATCCAAAAGCATTACGTTACAATGTtatttggtatttatttatttctctctagGATGCATGCCTGAAATGTCTGAGTCTCCGTGTGTgtgagtctctgtgtgtgtctgtctcctcgtgtgtgtgtgtgtgtgtatatatatatatatatatatatatctatatatacataaatatatcttttttttttttttttattcttgagaaaatttaagtaatcatattttttcttttttatcctaACACAGAAAAAAGTGAAATGTACAGACCTTTCAACATCAGGAATGATCAGCATTGTTAAATATTTGgtgagtttgtttcagtttattctttttcataaaaatgtaatttttaatttttttttgcagaatggaAGGGATATTATGTGACATGGACAATGAATATTCTACTCCATACTGATCCTTCCTtgttttaaaagttatgtttgtattttgttaaaaaatacaggttttacatacacttctttctttttacttttttaagatTGCACCCAAATATTGGATGGATACAACTTTCAGGAATATGGAATCGAAAATTGCAGACATAACTAGAGTTTTCAGGTAAAAAACTATATAACTATTGACTTAgacatacatttttaatgcagTCTATTTGAATGTTAACATTTTTCTCCTTATCAAGAGTCCAACAATAGGATATGTTTTGTGTCCATATAAACTAAATCACTATCAATGTTCCAGTATTTAGAtgtgaaatgtaatattaatttcaaagataagcttttaataaaaaaaatttattgcAGATGTTCGGATGGAATTGGTGGATGTCATTTTAAAGAAACAGCTTGAAAATCCAAGGGACTGAATGaacttaagaaaaatgtattaaaaatcttatgtattttgtacaataaaattttacttttgaATTTATTGTTCCTTTAATTATTAGATAGATACACCTTCATCAAATGCAGTTACCTTGCcaatattttagggggatagtaTTTCCATTTTTTAAAGTTGGGATGTTGTAGACTTGTTAACTGTAAACTACTGCAaccattttttgaaaaaaaaaaatgcagcacatGACAATAGAGAGAATAGACATGACATTTTTACATGTACCCTAAACTTTTTTGTATACATGTATGACGGTTGTAATGGCTCCTACTCTGATATATAGTCATTAGTGGTTAAATTTgcatacatatttttaatttaattaaatataaaattaaaaaatttgtGCTTAGGTAAGAAATAGTATTATTAAATTAACTTTCAGGGAAAGAGTTGAATGTTTAACACTCAAGATAGCAGTTTGAGataattttcaatgggattaaactAAGTATAgcgttttctttaaaaaggtattgATACAACAGGGTGTATTATAGCAAAACAActtgggtgataggcactatagcaggggtaagaatgccataatgactaaacacccacagacttcagcgctggcctggattcgcTAACAAGGGTGTTCCCCTTGAAAAATGTAAGCGTGCCACCCCACTAttgacacccaggccagtgctgataccactagggctcttcctactaggcAGGGGctctgggtagtagggtaataaatgtgtatttagtatgggaaaaaaaaaaaaattcagatttgtGGATCTACATGTCCCAGGCAGccatgtttgccaaattattgtCCCCACGCTGCTACTAGTAtaagtacaagcaccagcatacccacttaacaaaatagtaaaataaaatcacaacaccctcattacccaaaaaaaatatttatataaaagaaaccaacaaaaaattttgttttgtggaactacaggtctcaggctGCCGTGGGTGTCACGTCATGTTTCCACTTGTGCTTtgccaagtgccaacatgccctggctgccgtgggtacgctggtgcttgtacttaTACTGGTAGCAGCGTGggcacactattttgggcaacaatgctggctgggacctgtagttccacaacataaaatgtttttttatttcacttttttacacaaatattcttcctttattaccctactacccacagcccagggtggtaggaagagccctagtgctatcagtagTGGGGTGAGTGTCCCTAGGGAGGGGTGGCtcgtttacatttttaaagaggaacacactccctagggaatccagctcagcgctgaacagtctgtgggtgtttaatcATTATGACATTcttacccctgctatagtgctaatcacccaggctggtttgcccagtgctgttttattgaaaatatggGTTACGCTTTGACATTTTTTCCAGAGTTTTTCTAATTAAACAGCAGTAGGTCGGCTGCACTAGGGTTAAGTTTAAATTTAGGTTCAGAAGATGTACATCTGCATCAGAACACGGTAGCTGTCATGTCTTTCTAGTAAAGGCTGCAACAGAGTATTTCAGCAATGctactttttttcttattttttttgaataaggtgtacatgagggtgtttattgtatttcttgtggttttatttttttttataaagatttgtggttgtaatgagggtgttgtgcttttatttaacaatttgatttggggaactacagatcccagccagccatgtgtgTAAGAGCATGAAGACACTTTTGGTTCTCAAAGTGGCATCAATCTTTTTTGGGTGCCATGGGAATCCTGATGCTTGTAGTTAGAGTAGTAGctgcatggccacactatttaggcaaacattgctggctgggacatgtagttcctcaaataaatatttttatttttttttataaaaacaaaatgcccATTTATAAGCCCCAGCCCAGGGGTATTAGGAAGAAccgtagtgctatcagcactgggctgggtgtccctaggggggaggCCAACTACAATTTTTAGGGGACAGCACTCACTAAGGAATCAAGGGCAGCACTGAACAGTCTGTGGTTGATTAGTAATTATGACAGTGGGACCAAACTGCGTTTctcttcccctgctatagtgcctatcacaaaaaaaaaaaaaaaaaattgtttattgatatcaaaaaataaaggaaacaatATTTAAGAGTAAAGTCACTTTTGTTGGATGATTATTCAAAAAGGTACTGCAGTGATCACTTTTTGAAActtatatatgaatacattttggaataagttatttttattttattgtgtatagtcctagagaaaaaaaaaaaaaatggacaccaCACTGCTTCTctctgcatattttttttcagtcCAATATCCAAAAGATCCATGTTGCTTTGTTTTTAGGAGATCtattagaaaaaagaaaattaggtCAGTATCActctattaagaaaaataaatttgatttgcatttcataaaaaaattattaagggtCAGCAATATTGTCAAAAGATTTCAGTTATCAATTGACATATCCAATCACATCACTCccttacatataaatgcaatacaacaaatacatttttttaaagtataaaaaaaaaaaattatactcacCATGATGTTATTTTTCACTTCCTTACCCATTTTCTGAAAAGCTAGATTATATCCTCCTTTGGGGTCAGGTACACAGTTTGCCATCAttcctgtatatataatagtacaaggacattattttttttataaaatacacacatcaaTTTTACCGTTGTAAAAAAAGTAatacttacatgaaaaaaaatcttctattacACGTTGACGAACATGAGTTGCAAACTCCTCCATCTGACCAAGCTCAGGAGAAAGGTAACTAatgtctggatcaatttcaacctccaattggtttgcaatacaaatattgtgaaGAATACAGCAACCAATAATTATATCGCAAACTTTGgagggtgaatataaaagcacaccgcCGGACCGGTCTAAACAGCGGAACCGGCTTTTAAGTGTACCAAAGGTTCTTTCTATTACACCCCTGGTACGAATGTGTGCTGATTGGTACCTTTTTTCTGAGGAAGATACAGGGTTGCTTAAAggagtcagcaaccaggaacGATTTCCATATCGACCGtcgccttaaaaaaaaaaaaaaaaaagcatttttaaaaacagtGACACATCATTAAATTTTTTTAAGGGTTTACAACTACACTTGTAATacacaattaacaaaaaaaaaaattacaaaaaaaattaccaagCAGCCAGCCATCTGGAAAGGATCTTGCTTCGAAATTACGGAATAAGGACGACTGTTGCAGGATGAAGGAGTCATGGGATGAACCTGGGAAACCAACAACAACATTAGTGATTTTTTGCTTAGCATcacaaaccatctgaacattgatggaatggaagtgttttcgATTACGAAAACATTCTTCCATTCAACGGGGTGGTGTAAGGGTCCCTAGGGGGGGGTGGCtcgtttacatttttaaaggggatcacactcaccggaccatgagtgcctctacgctggtgcgtggctccctagccttcctgccggcacctttCCTAAACCGtcgccgtccgccatcctgatggactgcgcatgcacagcacccaagaactcttgtgactgttgcttttaatctaattggttgatcaggcaactctccctatttaaggcaactgtgctcattacctcattgcctgatcttgagtctcattccctgtgagtctctgaaggtgtctactgtgttctactagtgtcttcagtttcctgctgattcctgttctactcatcagtggtttccatacccgctactgtctcccgtgtactactagtgtcttcagctcctgtggattccctgtgctactcatcgctggttttcatacctgctacagtctcctgtttcctgcctgtgtcctcagctgaactctgattaccggatctactcacctgtggttcctacacttgtctctgccgttcagcgtctctgcagtccctgcatctttctgtggacagactgttctactgaatagcgtaatgcctatttgttattgactttctatgtttactcagcatatccgctaggacaagtttccactctcagcagcggtatccatacccgctatagattgttattgttacgctgcatatctgtttggaattaatcgtactactcagtcgttatatgcataattgtgattgactatcctttattggcctgcatatctgtgctgagcaagtctctaccaagcagcgccacacataccgttatagactttgctggatacgctgcatatctattgggatcaagttcctctgtgctctcagtgtctgcatcctattatcctttgtatgcctccacttttcataacctgtacacatcctcacctattaagcagtggtacaacttgctgtacgcagaccactgacttccccgctacctacctgcacctggacaagtcttctcaccataagcagtggtacaacttgctatacgcagaccactgacttccccgctacctaccagcacttggacaagtcttctcaccatagcagtggtaaaacttgctgtacgcagaccactgacttccctactaccttcaTGCATCTGCTCacatccatcctgatctccgtgttcaaatctgcctttccacaatatcagctagttgctgattcactgaccaagattgctgcaagtcactgactttcctattctttattggcattctctctccatctgcagtgatatatgttccgctagtcaccctgctaccagaggaccattgtgttaacttcactactctggtaagcccagtcatctggtgaatttctgggcaagactcctagtgcccgtga
This window of the Mixophyes fleayi isolate aMixFle1 chromosome 8, aMixFle1.hap1, whole genome shotgun sequence genome carries:
- the LOC142099315 gene encoding uncharacterized protein LOC142099315 gives rise to the protein MRQILSDDLVEGVEGTVDTLDPSTFQPREQDAAQRRRHESEAVPRKRKSKSGDLGYSQGHKGQRSVEGEGVTLLMPRQVAVEVATTASNQEKESRLTKSTHPAKTVEPNKKAHKRRRVTEVHVSEPVADVQREGRPVEEMCEEGGTSITLAHSREESIIPREQVVTPVSTFYSQAAMEEIASPVGSVTEELEHDSESLTFSPVDSLVHEDAATRFEMLQQAFPNLQVPTTEGEGPSQARVPSTGTSLPTQLVHGLPEQATRFHSITDFARKMEGRQETSRRNMEDRVQRIGDSVDRLTSVVEEVRSSRNTTNSLLERLITVHSEMSASIQVNNNLQTRMAAAMEQNTAVYYQMNQSMAQIHMLQQQQTMHLQMLSMHVMNISEELRLRRVQGNVSVPLADWNISGFVPPTPQQRTSSALHTPVVEVRRAESARRRLLQEHPEEEIINPVSSEEEG